A genomic stretch from Apis cerana isolate GH-2021 linkage group LG9, AcerK_1.0, whole genome shotgun sequence includes:
- the LOC108000530 gene encoding protocadherin Fat 4 isoform X4 produces the protein MRNILKILPILCYTLHLHAGQLIRDARCFLENGATAAHLFVGEDLPVGDTVGVLGVLGDPGPQGDIELRLQELDSPVTFSAYSKNLTLIRPLDKEGVDGPASVYVNVICERKHTLDPGFVIPVNIRVTDANDNAPQFVNAPYVLNISEVTVVGTRVLQGVRAVDADQPGPFSTVQYAVLPGPHSDYFVFVNALEGTLVLRKPLDYETLANFSVDIRAQDQGNPPKSSATTLYVNVIDADDQNPAFQSDQYKILVPRNIKTRKTLKVDPMAIKAMDQDVGINAPVKYTIQGGILPFLTLNPETAEVAITRPLYEHELLSPATIVVKATQLDNPDKYALSTIVVSRETDWNVEPTAGGRLPVKFIRRDHQTSIPENTPPGSVLLTTGVNKLDSNLRFWLVGAIEDLERFSITNSGELILKGTLDYERRVQHSFLVRVSDGHHNDTSRVNVSVEDVNEWEPRFRHPRYEFHAATSREGSIVGKLEAADGDRDDKISLSLRGPDARSFEIRDNGELILRSVATVNGSLARLVAVASDSGRPPRSSMIPVIVHVPNSGSLPIAARAAPAWLGSSVLLVAVFGAVLGLLGVIILVLILYIYKNKRPKTSGSVSSVGTGYREKSPVPSALSPTPQVLGANMLQDALEVGPRRGTRAEDMRNIEENGEEEAGDDSEEMDREIVDDSINGESQPANNDSGDVENPVFGARNYSATIKSVTSARQIPVYARHKIAPAPPNPPGLSATSNIPNVGGLVQNMNDLSAKTNLNASSCQSSNYSGDVPDSLVPAWPACSVSQRVKKLSWDDDDRTVDSVEVTAETMSRNSQIGNERLNLTVYF, from the exons ATGAGGAATATTCTGAAGATCCTGCCCATTCTCTGTTACACGCTGCATTTACACGCGGGACAAT TGATCCGTGACGCGAGATGCTTCTTGGAGAACGGCGCAACCGCCGCACACCTCTTCGTGGGCGAAGATTTGCCGGTCGGTGACACTGTGGGCGTGCTCGGGGTGTTGGGCGACCCCGGGCCCCAAGGCGACATCGAGCTCAGGCTCCAGGAACTCGACAGCCCCGTCACTTTCTCCGCCTACTCGAAGAATTTAACCCTTATCAGACCCCTGGACAAGGAGGGCGTGGACGGACCCGCGAGCGTTTACGTGAACGTGATCTGCGAGAGGAAGCACACTTTAGACCCT GGCTTCGTGATACCGGTCAACATTCGCGTGACTGACGCCAATGATAACGCGCCTCAATTTGTGAATGCGCCTTACGTCTTAAACATCTCCGAG gtCACGGTGGTGGGTACGAGGGTTCTTCAAGGTGTAAGAGCCGTGGATGCGGATCAACCGGGACCATTTTCTACCGTACAGTATGCAGTTTTGCCTGGACCACACTCG gattaCTTCGTGTTCGTAAACGCCTTGGAAGGCACTCTGGTCCTAAGGAAACCACTGGATTACGAAACACTCGCCAATTTCTCTGTCGATATACGCGCACAA GATCAAGGTAACCCGCCAAAATCATCCGCTACGACACTTTACGTCAACGTCATCGACGCGGATGACCAAAATCCTGCCTTTCAAAGTGACCAATACAAAATTCTCGTTCCTCGAAACATTAAAACG AGAAAGACACTGAAGGTAGATCCTATGGCGATAAAAGCGATGGATCAGGACGTAGGAATTAACGCCCCCGTCAAGTACACGATTCAAGGAGGTATTCTTCCATTTCTCACCCTGAATCCGGAAACAGCCGAGGTTGCCATAACGCGGCCGTTATACGAACACGAACTCTTGTCCCCAGCAACGATCGTCGTCAAG GCTACGCAATTGGACAATCCGGATAAATACGCTCTTTCCACCATAGTTGTCTCTCGGGAGACCGACTGGAACGTGGAACCAACCGCTG gtGGAAGATTACCTGTCAAATTTATACGAAGGGATCATCAAACCAGCATCCCGGAAAACACTCCTCCGGGAAGTGTTCTGTTAACGACAGGGGTGAATAAGCTAGATTCC AATTTAAGATTTTGGCTGGTGGGGGCAATCGAAGATCTCGAGAGATTCTCCATCACCAATTCCGGCGAGTTGATTTTGAAGGGTACTCTGGATTACGAGAGGAGGGTGCAGCACAGTTTTCTGGTTCGGGTCAGCGACGGGCATCAC AACGACACTTCGCGCGTGAACGTTTCTGTCGAGGATGTGAACGAATGGGAACCCCGGTTTCGTCATCCTAGATACGAATTTCACGCCGCGACATCGAGAGAAGGATCCATTGTCG gAAAGTTAGAAGCCGCCGATGGTGACAGGGACGACAAAATTAGTTTATCTCTTAGAGGTCCAGATGCAAG ATCTTTCGAGATACGTGACAATGGAGAATTAATTCTCAGATCGGTAGCAACGGTTAACGGTTCCTTGGCCAGATTAGTGGCAGTGGCTTCCGATTCTGGCCGCCCCCCCAG ATCCAGCATGATCCCGGTGATCGTGCACGTGCCGAATAGCGGATCCTTGCCGATAGCCGCGAGGGCGGCACCCGCCTGGTTGGGAAGCAGCGTCCTCCTTGTCGCCGTTTTCGGCGCTGTTTTGGGTCTCCTTGGTGTTATAATACTTGTtttgatattgtatatatacaaaaa CAAAAGGCCAAAGACGAGCGGTTCCGTGAGCTCGGTCGGGACCGgttatcgagaaaaatcgcCAGTCCCCTCTGCCCTGAGCCCGACACCGCAAGTGCTCGGGGCGAATATGCTCCAGGACGCTCTGGAAGTTGGACCTCGAAGAGGAACTCGTGCCGAGGATATGCGCAATATCGAGGAGAACGGCGAGGAGGAGGCCGGGGACGATTCAGAGGAGATGGATCGAGAGATCGTCGATGATAGCATCAACGGCGAGTCTCAGCCGGCGAATAACGACAGTGGCGATGTTGAAAATCCTGTTTTCGGAGCGAGGAATTATAGTGCCacgattaaaa gCGTGACGTCAGCCAGACAAATACCTGTTTACGCGAGACATAAGATAGCCCCGGCCCCACCAAACCCTCCAGGTTTATCTGCAACCTCCAACATACCTAACGTCGGTGGTCTGGTACAAAACATGAATGACTTAAGCGCGAAAACAAACTTAAACGCTAGCTCTTGCCAATCTTCCAATTATTCCGGAGATGTTCCAGATTCGTTGGTGCCCGCGTGGCCTGCTTGCTCTGTTTCACAgagagttaaaaaattatcctgGGACGACGATGACAGG acagTGGATAGCGTGGAAGTAACGGCGGAAACAATGTCCAGAAACAGTCAGATCGGGAACGAACGACTTAACCTTACcgtgtatttttaa
- the LOC108000530 gene encoding protocadherin-like wing polarity protein stan isoform X1, whose product MDRRNTIRSTLETAKEISSFHTVIRDARCFLENGATAAHLFVGEDLPVGDTVGVLGVLGDPGPQGDIELRLQELDSPVTFSAYSKNLTLIRPLDKEGVDGPASVYVNVICERKHTLDPGFVIPVNIRVTDANDNAPQFVNAPYVLNISEVTVVGTRVLQGVRAVDADQPGPFSTVQYAVLPGPHSDYFVFVNALEGTLVLRKPLDYETLANFSVDIRAQDQGNPPKSSATTLYVNVIDADDQNPAFQSDQYKILVPRNIKTRKTLKVDPMAIKAMDQDVGINAPVKYTIQGGILPFLTLNPETAEVAITRPLYEHELLSPATIVVKANILAIQIATQLDNPDKYALSTIVVSRETDWNVEPTAGGRLPVKFIRRDHQTSIPENTPPGSVLLTTGVNKLDSNLRFWLVGAIEDLERFSITNSGELILKGTLDYERRVQHSFLVRVSDGHHNDTSRVNVSVEDVNEWEPRFRHPRYEFHAATSREGSIVGKLEAADGDRDDKISLSLRGPDARSFEIRDNGELILRSVATVNGSLARLVAVASDSGRPPRSSMIPVIVHVPNSGSLPIAARAAPAWLGSSVLLVAVFGAVLGLLGVIILVLILYIYKNKRPKTSGSVSSVGTGYREKSPVPSALSPTPQVLGANMLQDALEVGPRRGTRAEDMRNIEENGEEEAGDDSEEMDREIVDDSINGESQPANNDSGDVENPVFGARNYSATIKSVTSARQIPVYARHKIAPAPPNPPGLSATSNIPNVGGLVQNMNDLSAKTNLNASSCQSSNYSGDVPDSLVPAWPACSVSQRVKKLSWDDDDRTVDSVEVTAETMSRNSQIGNERLNLTVYF is encoded by the exons ATGGATCGAAGAAACACGATTCGTTCCACGCTCGAAACGGCCAAAGAAATATCGTCCTTCCACACGG TGATCCGTGACGCGAGATGCTTCTTGGAGAACGGCGCAACCGCCGCACACCTCTTCGTGGGCGAAGATTTGCCGGTCGGTGACACTGTGGGCGTGCTCGGGGTGTTGGGCGACCCCGGGCCCCAAGGCGACATCGAGCTCAGGCTCCAGGAACTCGACAGCCCCGTCACTTTCTCCGCCTACTCGAAGAATTTAACCCTTATCAGACCCCTGGACAAGGAGGGCGTGGACGGACCCGCGAGCGTTTACGTGAACGTGATCTGCGAGAGGAAGCACACTTTAGACCCT GGCTTCGTGATACCGGTCAACATTCGCGTGACTGACGCCAATGATAACGCGCCTCAATTTGTGAATGCGCCTTACGTCTTAAACATCTCCGAG gtCACGGTGGTGGGTACGAGGGTTCTTCAAGGTGTAAGAGCCGTGGATGCGGATCAACCGGGACCATTTTCTACCGTACAGTATGCAGTTTTGCCTGGACCACACTCG gattaCTTCGTGTTCGTAAACGCCTTGGAAGGCACTCTGGTCCTAAGGAAACCACTGGATTACGAAACACTCGCCAATTTCTCTGTCGATATACGCGCACAA GATCAAGGTAACCCGCCAAAATCATCCGCTACGACACTTTACGTCAACGTCATCGACGCGGATGACCAAAATCCTGCCTTTCAAAGTGACCAATACAAAATTCTCGTTCCTCGAAACATTAAAACG AGAAAGACACTGAAGGTAGATCCTATGGCGATAAAAGCGATGGATCAGGACGTAGGAATTAACGCCCCCGTCAAGTACACGATTCAAGGAGGTATTCTTCCATTTCTCACCCTGAATCCGGAAACAGCCGAGGTTGCCATAACGCGGCCGTTATACGAACACGAACTCTTGTCCCCAGCAACGATCGTCGTCAAGGCAAACATCCTCGCAAtacaaatt GCTACGCAATTGGACAATCCGGATAAATACGCTCTTTCCACCATAGTTGTCTCTCGGGAGACCGACTGGAACGTGGAACCAACCGCTG gtGGAAGATTACCTGTCAAATTTATACGAAGGGATCATCAAACCAGCATCCCGGAAAACACTCCTCCGGGAAGTGTTCTGTTAACGACAGGGGTGAATAAGCTAGATTCC AATTTAAGATTTTGGCTGGTGGGGGCAATCGAAGATCTCGAGAGATTCTCCATCACCAATTCCGGCGAGTTGATTTTGAAGGGTACTCTGGATTACGAGAGGAGGGTGCAGCACAGTTTTCTGGTTCGGGTCAGCGACGGGCATCAC AACGACACTTCGCGCGTGAACGTTTCTGTCGAGGATGTGAACGAATGGGAACCCCGGTTTCGTCATCCTAGATACGAATTTCACGCCGCGACATCGAGAGAAGGATCCATTGTCG gAAAGTTAGAAGCCGCCGATGGTGACAGGGACGACAAAATTAGTTTATCTCTTAGAGGTCCAGATGCAAG ATCTTTCGAGATACGTGACAATGGAGAATTAATTCTCAGATCGGTAGCAACGGTTAACGGTTCCTTGGCCAGATTAGTGGCAGTGGCTTCCGATTCTGGCCGCCCCCCCAG ATCCAGCATGATCCCGGTGATCGTGCACGTGCCGAATAGCGGATCCTTGCCGATAGCCGCGAGGGCGGCACCCGCCTGGTTGGGAAGCAGCGTCCTCCTTGTCGCCGTTTTCGGCGCTGTTTTGGGTCTCCTTGGTGTTATAATACTTGTtttgatattgtatatatacaaaaa CAAAAGGCCAAAGACGAGCGGTTCCGTGAGCTCGGTCGGGACCGgttatcgagaaaaatcgcCAGTCCCCTCTGCCCTGAGCCCGACACCGCAAGTGCTCGGGGCGAATATGCTCCAGGACGCTCTGGAAGTTGGACCTCGAAGAGGAACTCGTGCCGAGGATATGCGCAATATCGAGGAGAACGGCGAGGAGGAGGCCGGGGACGATTCAGAGGAGATGGATCGAGAGATCGTCGATGATAGCATCAACGGCGAGTCTCAGCCGGCGAATAACGACAGTGGCGATGTTGAAAATCCTGTTTTCGGAGCGAGGAATTATAGTGCCacgattaaaa gCGTGACGTCAGCCAGACAAATACCTGTTTACGCGAGACATAAGATAGCCCCGGCCCCACCAAACCCTCCAGGTTTATCTGCAACCTCCAACATACCTAACGTCGGTGGTCTGGTACAAAACATGAATGACTTAAGCGCGAAAACAAACTTAAACGCTAGCTCTTGCCAATCTTCCAATTATTCCGGAGATGTTCCAGATTCGTTGGTGCCCGCGTGGCCTGCTTGCTCTGTTTCACAgagagttaaaaaattatcctgGGACGACGATGACAGG acagTGGATAGCGTGGAAGTAACGGCGGAAACAATGTCCAGAAACAGTCAGATCGGGAACGAACGACTTAACCTTACcgtgtatttttaa
- the LOC108000530 gene encoding protocadherin-like wing polarity protein stan isoform X2 — protein sequence MRNILKILPILCYTLHLHAGQLIRDARCFLENGATAAHLFVGEDLPVGDTVGVLGVLGDPGPQGDIELRLQELDSPVTFSAYSKNLTLIRPLDKEGVDGPASVYVNVICERKHTLDPGFVIPVNIRVTDANDNAPQFVNAPYVLNISEVTVVGTRVLQGVRAVDADQPGPFSTVQYAVLPGPHSDYFVFVNALEGTLVLRKPLDYETLANFSVDIRAQDQGNPPKSSATTLYVNVIDADDQNPAFQSDQYKILVPRNIKTRKTLKVDPMAIKAMDQDVGINAPVKYTIQGGILPFLTLNPETAEVAITRPLYEHELLSPATIVVKANILAIQIATQLDNPDKYALSTIVVSRETDWNVEPTAGGRLPVKFIRRDHQTSIPENTPPGSVLLTTGVNKLDSNLRFWLVGAIEDLERFSITNSGELILKGTLDYERRVQHSFLVRVSDGHHNDTSRVNVSVEDVNEWEPRFRHPRYEFHAATSREGSIVGKLEAADGDRDDKISLSLRGPDARSFEIRDNGELILRSVATVNGSLARLVAVASDSGRPPRSSMIPVIVHVPNSGSLPIAARAAPAWLGSSVLLVAVFGAVLGLLGVIILVLILYIYKNKRPKTSGSVSSVGTGYREKSPVPSALSPTPQVLGANMLQDALEVGPRRGTRAEDMRNIEENGEEEAGDDSEEMDREIVDDSINGESQPANNDSGDVENPVFGARNYSATIKSVTSARQIPVYARHKIAPAPPNPPGLSATSNIPNVGGLVQNMNDLSAKTNLNASSCQSSNYSGDVPDSLVPAWPACSVSQRVKKLSWDDDDRTVDSVEVTAETMSRNSQIGNERLNLTVYF from the exons ATGAGGAATATTCTGAAGATCCTGCCCATTCTCTGTTACACGCTGCATTTACACGCGGGACAAT TGATCCGTGACGCGAGATGCTTCTTGGAGAACGGCGCAACCGCCGCACACCTCTTCGTGGGCGAAGATTTGCCGGTCGGTGACACTGTGGGCGTGCTCGGGGTGTTGGGCGACCCCGGGCCCCAAGGCGACATCGAGCTCAGGCTCCAGGAACTCGACAGCCCCGTCACTTTCTCCGCCTACTCGAAGAATTTAACCCTTATCAGACCCCTGGACAAGGAGGGCGTGGACGGACCCGCGAGCGTTTACGTGAACGTGATCTGCGAGAGGAAGCACACTTTAGACCCT GGCTTCGTGATACCGGTCAACATTCGCGTGACTGACGCCAATGATAACGCGCCTCAATTTGTGAATGCGCCTTACGTCTTAAACATCTCCGAG gtCACGGTGGTGGGTACGAGGGTTCTTCAAGGTGTAAGAGCCGTGGATGCGGATCAACCGGGACCATTTTCTACCGTACAGTATGCAGTTTTGCCTGGACCACACTCG gattaCTTCGTGTTCGTAAACGCCTTGGAAGGCACTCTGGTCCTAAGGAAACCACTGGATTACGAAACACTCGCCAATTTCTCTGTCGATATACGCGCACAA GATCAAGGTAACCCGCCAAAATCATCCGCTACGACACTTTACGTCAACGTCATCGACGCGGATGACCAAAATCCTGCCTTTCAAAGTGACCAATACAAAATTCTCGTTCCTCGAAACATTAAAACG AGAAAGACACTGAAGGTAGATCCTATGGCGATAAAAGCGATGGATCAGGACGTAGGAATTAACGCCCCCGTCAAGTACACGATTCAAGGAGGTATTCTTCCATTTCTCACCCTGAATCCGGAAACAGCCGAGGTTGCCATAACGCGGCCGTTATACGAACACGAACTCTTGTCCCCAGCAACGATCGTCGTCAAGGCAAACATCCTCGCAAtacaaatt GCTACGCAATTGGACAATCCGGATAAATACGCTCTTTCCACCATAGTTGTCTCTCGGGAGACCGACTGGAACGTGGAACCAACCGCTG gtGGAAGATTACCTGTCAAATTTATACGAAGGGATCATCAAACCAGCATCCCGGAAAACACTCCTCCGGGAAGTGTTCTGTTAACGACAGGGGTGAATAAGCTAGATTCC AATTTAAGATTTTGGCTGGTGGGGGCAATCGAAGATCTCGAGAGATTCTCCATCACCAATTCCGGCGAGTTGATTTTGAAGGGTACTCTGGATTACGAGAGGAGGGTGCAGCACAGTTTTCTGGTTCGGGTCAGCGACGGGCATCAC AACGACACTTCGCGCGTGAACGTTTCTGTCGAGGATGTGAACGAATGGGAACCCCGGTTTCGTCATCCTAGATACGAATTTCACGCCGCGACATCGAGAGAAGGATCCATTGTCG gAAAGTTAGAAGCCGCCGATGGTGACAGGGACGACAAAATTAGTTTATCTCTTAGAGGTCCAGATGCAAG ATCTTTCGAGATACGTGACAATGGAGAATTAATTCTCAGATCGGTAGCAACGGTTAACGGTTCCTTGGCCAGATTAGTGGCAGTGGCTTCCGATTCTGGCCGCCCCCCCAG ATCCAGCATGATCCCGGTGATCGTGCACGTGCCGAATAGCGGATCCTTGCCGATAGCCGCGAGGGCGGCACCCGCCTGGTTGGGAAGCAGCGTCCTCCTTGTCGCCGTTTTCGGCGCTGTTTTGGGTCTCCTTGGTGTTATAATACTTGTtttgatattgtatatatacaaaaa CAAAAGGCCAAAGACGAGCGGTTCCGTGAGCTCGGTCGGGACCGgttatcgagaaaaatcgcCAGTCCCCTCTGCCCTGAGCCCGACACCGCAAGTGCTCGGGGCGAATATGCTCCAGGACGCTCTGGAAGTTGGACCTCGAAGAGGAACTCGTGCCGAGGATATGCGCAATATCGAGGAGAACGGCGAGGAGGAGGCCGGGGACGATTCAGAGGAGATGGATCGAGAGATCGTCGATGATAGCATCAACGGCGAGTCTCAGCCGGCGAATAACGACAGTGGCGATGTTGAAAATCCTGTTTTCGGAGCGAGGAATTATAGTGCCacgattaaaa gCGTGACGTCAGCCAGACAAATACCTGTTTACGCGAGACATAAGATAGCCCCGGCCCCACCAAACCCTCCAGGTTTATCTGCAACCTCCAACATACCTAACGTCGGTGGTCTGGTACAAAACATGAATGACTTAAGCGCGAAAACAAACTTAAACGCTAGCTCTTGCCAATCTTCCAATTATTCCGGAGATGTTCCAGATTCGTTGGTGCCCGCGTGGCCTGCTTGCTCTGTTTCACAgagagttaaaaaattatcctgGGACGACGATGACAGG acagTGGATAGCGTGGAAGTAACGGCGGAAACAATGTCCAGAAACAGTCAGATCGGGAACGAACGACTTAACCTTACcgtgtatttttaa
- the LOC108000530 gene encoding protocadherin Fat 4 isoform X7: protein MRNILKILPILCYTLHLHAGQLIRDARCFLENGATAAHLFVGEDLPVGDTVGVLGVLGDPGPQGDIELRLQELDSPVTFSAYSKNLTLIRPLDKEGVDGPASVYVNVICERKHTLDPGFVIPVNIRVTDANDNAPQFVNAPYVLNISEVTVVGTRVLQGVRAVDADQPGPFSTVQYAVLPGPHSDYFVFVNALEGTLVLRKPLDYETLANFSVDIRAQDQGNPPKSSATTLYVNVIDADDQNPAFQSDQYKILVPRNIKTRKTLKVDPMAIKAMDQDVGINAPVKYTIQGGILPFLTLNPETAEVAITRPLYEHELLSPATIVVKATQLDNPDKYALSTIVVSRETDWNVEPTAGGRLPVKFIRRDHQTSIPENTPPGSVLLTTGVNKLDSNLRFWLVGAIEDLERFSITNSGELILKGTLDYERRVQHSFLVRVSDGHHNDTSRVNVSVEDVNEWEPRFRHPRYEFHAATSREGSIVGKLEAADGDRDDKISLSLRGPDARSSMIPVIVHVPNSGSLPIAARAAPAWLGSSVLLVAVFGAVLGLLGVIILVLILYIYKNKRPKTSGSVSSVGTGYREKSPVPSALSPTPQVLGANMLQDALEVGPRRGTRAEDMRNIEENGEEEAGDDSEEMDREIVDDSINGESQPANNDSGDVENPVFGARNYSATIKSVTSARQIPVYARHKIAPAPPNPPGLSATSNIPNVGGLVQNMNDLSAKTNLNASSCQSSNYSGDVPDSLVPAWPACSVSQRVKKLSWDDDDRTVDSVEVTAETMSRNSQIGNERLNLTVYF, encoded by the exons ATGAGGAATATTCTGAAGATCCTGCCCATTCTCTGTTACACGCTGCATTTACACGCGGGACAAT TGATCCGTGACGCGAGATGCTTCTTGGAGAACGGCGCAACCGCCGCACACCTCTTCGTGGGCGAAGATTTGCCGGTCGGTGACACTGTGGGCGTGCTCGGGGTGTTGGGCGACCCCGGGCCCCAAGGCGACATCGAGCTCAGGCTCCAGGAACTCGACAGCCCCGTCACTTTCTCCGCCTACTCGAAGAATTTAACCCTTATCAGACCCCTGGACAAGGAGGGCGTGGACGGACCCGCGAGCGTTTACGTGAACGTGATCTGCGAGAGGAAGCACACTTTAGACCCT GGCTTCGTGATACCGGTCAACATTCGCGTGACTGACGCCAATGATAACGCGCCTCAATTTGTGAATGCGCCTTACGTCTTAAACATCTCCGAG gtCACGGTGGTGGGTACGAGGGTTCTTCAAGGTGTAAGAGCCGTGGATGCGGATCAACCGGGACCATTTTCTACCGTACAGTATGCAGTTTTGCCTGGACCACACTCG gattaCTTCGTGTTCGTAAACGCCTTGGAAGGCACTCTGGTCCTAAGGAAACCACTGGATTACGAAACACTCGCCAATTTCTCTGTCGATATACGCGCACAA GATCAAGGTAACCCGCCAAAATCATCCGCTACGACACTTTACGTCAACGTCATCGACGCGGATGACCAAAATCCTGCCTTTCAAAGTGACCAATACAAAATTCTCGTTCCTCGAAACATTAAAACG AGAAAGACACTGAAGGTAGATCCTATGGCGATAAAAGCGATGGATCAGGACGTAGGAATTAACGCCCCCGTCAAGTACACGATTCAAGGAGGTATTCTTCCATTTCTCACCCTGAATCCGGAAACAGCCGAGGTTGCCATAACGCGGCCGTTATACGAACACGAACTCTTGTCCCCAGCAACGATCGTCGTCAAG GCTACGCAATTGGACAATCCGGATAAATACGCTCTTTCCACCATAGTTGTCTCTCGGGAGACCGACTGGAACGTGGAACCAACCGCTG gtGGAAGATTACCTGTCAAATTTATACGAAGGGATCATCAAACCAGCATCCCGGAAAACACTCCTCCGGGAAGTGTTCTGTTAACGACAGGGGTGAATAAGCTAGATTCC AATTTAAGATTTTGGCTGGTGGGGGCAATCGAAGATCTCGAGAGATTCTCCATCACCAATTCCGGCGAGTTGATTTTGAAGGGTACTCTGGATTACGAGAGGAGGGTGCAGCACAGTTTTCTGGTTCGGGTCAGCGACGGGCATCAC AACGACACTTCGCGCGTGAACGTTTCTGTCGAGGATGTGAACGAATGGGAACCCCGGTTTCGTCATCCTAGATACGAATTTCACGCCGCGACATCGAGAGAAGGATCCATTGTCG gAAAGTTAGAAGCCGCCGATGGTGACAGGGACGACAAAATTAGTTTATCTCTTAGAGGTCCAGATGCAAG ATCCAGCATGATCCCGGTGATCGTGCACGTGCCGAATAGCGGATCCTTGCCGATAGCCGCGAGGGCGGCACCCGCCTGGTTGGGAAGCAGCGTCCTCCTTGTCGCCGTTTTCGGCGCTGTTTTGGGTCTCCTTGGTGTTATAATACTTGTtttgatattgtatatatacaaaaa CAAAAGGCCAAAGACGAGCGGTTCCGTGAGCTCGGTCGGGACCGgttatcgagaaaaatcgcCAGTCCCCTCTGCCCTGAGCCCGACACCGCAAGTGCTCGGGGCGAATATGCTCCAGGACGCTCTGGAAGTTGGACCTCGAAGAGGAACTCGTGCCGAGGATATGCGCAATATCGAGGAGAACGGCGAGGAGGAGGCCGGGGACGATTCAGAGGAGATGGATCGAGAGATCGTCGATGATAGCATCAACGGCGAGTCTCAGCCGGCGAATAACGACAGTGGCGATGTTGAAAATCCTGTTTTCGGAGCGAGGAATTATAGTGCCacgattaaaa gCGTGACGTCAGCCAGACAAATACCTGTTTACGCGAGACATAAGATAGCCCCGGCCCCACCAAACCCTCCAGGTTTATCTGCAACCTCCAACATACCTAACGTCGGTGGTCTGGTACAAAACATGAATGACTTAAGCGCGAAAACAAACTTAAACGCTAGCTCTTGCCAATCTTCCAATTATTCCGGAGATGTTCCAGATTCGTTGGTGCCCGCGTGGCCTGCTTGCTCTGTTTCACAgagagttaaaaaattatcctgGGACGACGATGACAGG acagTGGATAGCGTGGAAGTAACGGCGGAAACAATGTCCAGAAACAGTCAGATCGGGAACGAACGACTTAACCTTACcgtgtatttttaa